From a single Brassica oleracea var. oleracea cultivar TO1000 chromosome C5, BOL, whole genome shotgun sequence genomic region:
- the LOC106344329 gene encoding protein GLE1-like produces MKTDTTVCVSLFDSLALAFHSKLDGYGREPRFVLATGINPKMVAGKAEIDRRDILLCKLILSFSPVNNQCKFPTSHCELSKLRCVWVFLIQLISEWVPLGGIVLEPPCPRRVDGISIDPEPNWNFDSLLSEIESVEKKLNVFSKFPQPFTQTTLRRGGGFVMRVSEDEMESDVDEESDEEEEEKDHSQICTKGKHFACDELYLSDESDDEFDCEPESFLLSKMGLAENIKSQVSVAETEMLQEIETFRSAIARVEKYKETRKEVERKLDLQYQRKV; encoded by the exons ATGAAAAC GGATACAACAGTCTGTGTTAGTCTGTTTGACTCTTTGGCTCTTGCTTTCCATAGCAAGCTCGATGGGTACGGGAGGGAGCCAAGATTTGTTCTTGCCACCGGCATCAATCCTAAGATGGTTGCGG GAAAAGCTGAGATTGACAGGCGAGACATTCTCCTTTGTAAATTGATTCTCTCTTTTTCACCAGTGAACAATCAATGTAAGTTTCCGACATCTCACTGTGAACTTTCGAAACTTAGATGCGTGTGGGTGTTCTTGATTCAGCTCATCAGCGAGTGGGTTCCTTTGGG GGGGATTGTTTTGGAACCTCCTTGTCCGAGAAGGGTCGATGGGATTAGCATTGACCCTGAGCCTAACTGGAACTTTGATAGCTTACTCTCTGAAATCGAGTCTGTTGAGAAGAAGCTCAATGTATTTTCAAAGTTTCCTCAGCCTTTCACTCAGACAACCTTACG GAGAGGTGGAGGTTTTGTAATGCGTGTATCAGAAGATGAGATGGAAAGTGATGTAGATGAAGAGAGTGATGAAGAAGAAGAAGAAAAAGATCATAGCCAAATCTGTACGAAAGGGAAACATTTTGCTTGTGATGAGCTATACCTGAG TGATGAATCTGATGATGAGTTTGACTGTGAACCCGAGTCCTTTCTGTTGAGTAAGATGGGTTTGGCTGAGA ATATTAAGAGTCAAGTATCAGTTGCTGAAACGGAAATGTTGCAAGAGATTGAAACCTTTCGCTCTGCAATTGCCCGGGTTGAAAAGTATAAAGAAACTAGAAAAGAAGTGGAGCGTAAACTTGACCTTCAGTACCAGCGAAAAGTGTAA